The following coding sequences lie in one Terriglobia bacterium genomic window:
- a CDS encoding type II toxin-antitoxin system PemK/MazF family toxin, whose translation MTGPACSRGDIWMVDLNPGRGSEQTGMRPALIVQNDVGNQYASTTIVAAITTTIRKYPVTVVLDRNEGGLKQPSMVNLAQILTLDKTRLKKKLGVLSQARIAEVNSALHISLGLSA comes from the coding sequence ATGACCGGCCCCGCCTGCAGCCGCGGAGATATCTGGATGGTGGATTTGAATCCTGGCCGCGGCAGTGAACAGACAGGAATGCGTCCAGCTCTCATCGTCCAGAATGATGTCGGCAACCAATATGCCTCGACCACCATTGTGGCGGCAATCACGACCACAATCAGGAAATATCCAGTGACCGTCGTCTTGGATCGGAACGAAGGAGGACTCAAGCAACCGTCGATGGTGAATCTGGCTCAGATTCTCACTCTGGACAAGACCCGTCTGAAAAAGAAACTGGGAGTTCTCTCCCAAGCCCGCATTGCTGAAGTCAATTCCGCCCTCCACATCAGCCTGGGCTTGAGCGCGTGA
- a CDS encoding ribbon-helix-helix domain-containing protein, with product MSKEKITVTIEEELVRELDREAKSIHGSRSNLVENAIRTWKRIRLEQELKEGYRNMADEDLKVAEENLTSGYEVIK from the coding sequence ATGAGTAAGGAGAAGATCACGGTGACCATTGAGGAAGAGCTTGTCCGAGAACTCGATCGGGAGGCCAAGAGCATTCATGGAAGCAGGAGTAATCTGGTAGAGAACGCCATTCGGACCTGGAAAAGGATCAGGCTCGAGCAGGAGCTCAAAGAAGGTTACAGAAACATGGCCGACGAGGACCTGAAGGTCGCAGAGGAGAATCTGACCTCCGGCTATGAGGTCATCAAATGA